The Thermus filiformis genome contains a region encoding:
- the murA gene encoding UDP-N-acetylglucosamine 1-carboxyvinyltransferase, translating into MSRVLRIEGGVPLKGEVRVHPAKNAALPILAASLLTAEPVTLWEVPRLRDVEVMLELLAHLGTEYAWEGRTLHLQTREIRRTDAPYELVGQMRASFIVWGALLARVGEGSLSMPGGCAFGPRPVDQHIKALKALGAEVWEEGGTFYARRTRPLSGRVVFDLPTVGGTEQAMLAAALGGEATLVGAAMEPEVVDLGRFLALLGAEVEGLGSPFLHIRGRKALGGGVYRIIPDRIEAGTFLLAAAATRGEVVLTGVEPGHLDALLDKLAQAGHRIEVGRDTLRFRSAFRPEPFNVEAREYPGFPTDLQPPVTAYLATVEGTSLVSDRVYPDRFTHVGELARMGAELHLRDRVLMVHGKRLHGAQVRALDIRAGGALVIAALAAEGVTELEGVYFLERGYEDLEARLQALGARVLSEAVAVAAD; encoded by the coding sequence ATGAGCCGGGTGCTGCGGATCGAGGGGGGGGTTCCGTTAAAAGGAGAGGTCCGGGTCCACCCGGCTAAGAACGCGGCCTTGCCCATCCTGGCGGCGAGCCTCCTCACCGCCGAACCCGTCACCCTCTGGGAGGTGCCTAGGCTCCGGGACGTGGAGGTGATGCTGGAGCTTCTGGCCCACCTGGGCACCGAGTACGCCTGGGAGGGCCGCACCCTCCACCTCCAGACCCGGGAGATCCGCCGCACCGACGCCCCCTATGAGCTCGTGGGCCAGATGCGGGCGAGCTTCATCGTCTGGGGGGCCCTCCTGGCCCGGGTGGGGGAGGGGAGCCTGTCCATGCCCGGGGGGTGCGCCTTCGGTCCCCGGCCGGTGGACCAGCACATCAAGGCCCTGAAGGCCCTGGGGGCGGAGGTCTGGGAGGAGGGGGGGACGTTTTACGCCCGGCGCACCCGCCCTCTTTCTGGTCGGGTGGTCTTTGACCTGCCCACCGTGGGCGGGACGGAGCAGGCCATGCTGGCCGCGGCCTTGGGGGGGGAGGCCACCTTGGTGGGGGCGGCGATGGAGCCCGAGGTGGTGGACCTGGGCCGCTTCCTGGCCCTTTTGGGGGCGGAGGTGGAGGGGCTGGGGAGCCCCTTCCTCCACATCCGGGGGAGGAAGGCCTTAGGGGGCGGGGTGTACCGCATCATCCCCGACCGGATCGAGGCGGGCACCTTTCTGCTGGCGGCGGCGGCCACCCGGGGGGAGGTCGTCCTCACCGGGGTGGAGCCCGGCCACCTGGACGCCCTTCTGGACAAGCTGGCCCAGGCGGGGCACCGGATCGAGGTGGGGAGGGACACCCTCCGCTTCCGCTCCGCTTTTCGCCCTGAGCCCTTCAACGTGGAGGCCCGGGAGTACCCGGGCTTTCCCACCGACCTCCAGCCCCCGGTGACCGCCTACCTGGCCACGGTGGAGGGGACGAGCCTGGTCTCCGACCGGGTCTACCCCGACCGGTTCACCCACGTGGGGGAGCTGGCCCGGATGGGGGCGGAGCTCCACCTGCGGGACCGGGTCCTTATGGTGCACGGGAAGAGGCTCCACGGGGCCCAGGTGCGGGCCCTGGACATCCGGGCCGGGGGGGCCTTGGTCATCGCCGCCCTGGCCGCGGAGGGGGTTACGGAGCTCGAGGGGGTCTACTTCCTGGAGCGGGGCTACGAGGACCTGGAGGCCCGCCTCCAGGCCCTGGGGGCGCGCGTCCTTTCCGAGGCGGTGGCCGTGGCGGCGGACTAG
- a CDS encoding transcriptional regulator has protein sequence MPKKEKKRLQVILSEEQDALLTRAAYELSSPERLVSKSEVVRLAIEKIAKELEEGRLELAELLKRLEAQEE, from the coding sequence ATGCCCAAGAAGGAGAAAAAGCGGCTCCAGGTCATCCTCTCCGAGGAACAGGACGCCCTTCTCACCCGGGCGGCCTACGAGCTTTCCAGCCCGGAGCGGCTGGTCTCCAAGTCCGAGGTGGTGCGCCTGGCCATAGAGAAGATCGCCAAGGAGCTGGAGGAGGGGCGCCTGGAGCTCGCCGAGCTTCTGAAGCGCCTCGAGGCCCAGGAAGAATAA
- a CDS encoding LysR family transcriptional regulator: MDLRKLRAFIALAETGSFRRAAQKVFLTQPALSQAIRALEKELKVELVRRRPFGLTPAGEVLLEEGRALLRQAQLLEERVRKAGQQGVRVGVPENLLLDLLPLLDALRKALKTPVEVLEMHTPEQVLALKEGRLDYGLAGLKVEDEGIAVEPLLEVPFYVALPEDHPLAQEEAVELARLREEPFILMPKEALPPLYEAFMEVFKEAGFQPRVVREAVRFPQGISLVAAGIGVYPFLAPYRYLPHPGAVLKPLWVGGRPPGLRVALIYRKDPVPPHLEAVRESLRTFLEGGSGQGSAGA, from the coding sequence CTGGACCTGAGGAAGCTCCGCGCCTTCATCGCCTTGGCGGAGACGGGAAGCTTCCGGCGGGCGGCCCAGAAGGTCTTCCTCACCCAGCCGGCCCTGTCCCAGGCCATCCGGGCCCTGGAGAAGGAGCTCAAGGTGGAGCTGGTCCGCCGCCGCCCCTTCGGCCTCACCCCGGCGGGGGAGGTGCTTTTGGAGGAGGGGCGGGCCCTGCTCCGGCAGGCCCAGCTTTTGGAGGAGCGGGTGCGCAAGGCGGGGCAGCAGGGGGTGCGGGTGGGGGTCCCCGAGAACCTCCTCCTGGACCTCCTCCCCCTCCTGGACGCCCTGCGCAAGGCCCTGAAGACCCCGGTGGAGGTCCTGGAGATGCACACCCCCGAGCAGGTCCTGGCGCTAAAGGAGGGGCGGCTGGACTACGGCCTGGCGGGGCTCAAGGTGGAGGACGAGGGGATCGCGGTGGAGCCCCTTCTGGAGGTGCCCTTCTACGTGGCCCTGCCCGAGGACCACCCCCTGGCCCAGGAGGAGGCGGTGGAGCTCGCCCGCCTGCGGGAGGAGCCCTTCATCCTGATGCCCAAGGAGGCCCTACCCCCCCTCTACGAGGCCTTCATGGAGGTCTTCAAGGAGGCGGGCTTCCAGCCCCGGGTGGTGCGGGAGGCCGTCCGCTTCCCCCAGGGGATCAGCCTGGTGGCGGCGGGGATCGGGGTCTACCCCTTCCTCGCCCCCTACCGCTACCTGCCCCACCCGGGGGCGGTCCTGAAGCCCCTGTGGGTGGGGGGGCGGCCGCCGGGCCTGCGGGTGGCCCTGATCTACCGGAAGGACCCGGTCCCGCCCCACCTCGAGGCCGTGCGCGAAAGCCTCAGGACCTTCCTGGAAGGCGGCTCCGGCCAAGGTTCCGCCGGGGCCTAG